ACAAACTCATCAGTTTGACGGCGGCGTGCATATAGCACGACGTTCCGGCGTCCGCTTCGGACGCCGGAACGTACTGTGGCTGTAAGATCCTGCGCTAGGCGCAGTCGCTGATTCTTTGGCAACATGTTTTTTGGACCAGCTCTTTAGTTGAGCTCGTTGAAATCATGAAGCCAACAGCTGATTAGCAAATTTATGCTGAAAGGTCTGCACGGCCCTTGCCGCGACGTGCCGAAAGGATGGCACGACCTGCACGGGTACGCATACGAAGACGGAAACCGTGCTT
The nucleotide sequence above comes from Glutamicibacter sp. B1. Encoded proteins:
- the rpmH gene encoding 50S ribosomal protein L34; this encodes MSKRTFQPNNRRRSKKHGFRLRMRTRAGRAILSARRGKGRADLSA